In Halorussus limi, a genomic segment contains:
- a CDS encoding S8 family peptidase, with protein sequence MTRHTTSRRELLKYSGAAVGTLAFGSHVAGAARSGPAANRFVVDTKKAGQGAFEGTDLTVTHDLDAIDAAVVRGAEDDVASVTDAYAPDVRISRNEPVERVGPDAHEKDGSEESLYEYQWDKQVQDIREVHEETKGEQTRVAVIDSGVAADHPDLAHAVNEDLSRNFTADDYGAAGPYGGYHGTHVAGIIAAGDNDFGVLGSAPETEVVDCRVFSTGPYAYWGDILAAMLYSAEIGADAANLSLGAYPVSREGYGSFYGKVLNRTTTYIDRQGTLLVMSAGNDSADLQHDTPYCYENDAGETVCFNPISVPNEAASVMSISATGPIGFEWGEDGVEDSPKSPAFYTNYGTNAVNVGAPGGDADLSALGNYGGAAYHDLVLSTIAVPSYGDDGEYEGAEYGYGYAAGTSMAAPQVTGAAALVKSSAADLNANQVQNALEQTASVPDGYDKAYYGHGFVDPLGAVQSR encoded by the coding sequence GTGACTCGACATACCACAAGCAGGCGAGAACTGCTGAAGTACAGCGGCGCCGCGGTCGGCACCCTCGCTTTCGGAAGCCACGTCGCCGGAGCGGCCCGGAGCGGTCCGGCGGCGAATCGGTTCGTCGTAGACACGAAGAAGGCCGGACAGGGCGCGTTCGAGGGGACGGACCTGACAGTGACCCACGACCTCGACGCTATCGACGCGGCGGTGGTCCGCGGCGCGGAAGACGACGTGGCGTCTGTCACCGACGCCTACGCGCCGGACGTTCGAATCTCGCGGAACGAACCGGTCGAGCGGGTCGGGCCGGACGCGCACGAGAAAGACGGCTCCGAGGAGTCGCTGTACGAGTACCAGTGGGACAAGCAGGTTCAGGACATCCGCGAGGTCCACGAGGAGACCAAAGGCGAGCAGACCCGCGTGGCCGTCATCGACTCCGGCGTGGCCGCGGACCACCCGGACTTGGCCCACGCCGTCAACGAAGACCTGTCTCGCAACTTCACGGCGGACGATTACGGCGCGGCCGGCCCCTACGGCGGCTATCACGGGACCCACGTCGCGGGCATCATCGCGGCAGGCGACAACGACTTCGGCGTGCTGGGGTCGGCACCCGAGACGGAAGTCGTCGACTGCCGGGTGTTCTCGACGGGACCGTACGCCTACTGGGGCGACATCTTGGCCGCGATGCTCTACAGCGCCGAAATCGGCGCGGACGCGGCGAACCTCAGCCTCGGAGCCTATCCGGTCTCCCGCGAGGGCTACGGCAGTTTCTACGGCAAAGTGCTCAACCGCACGACGACGTACATCGACCGGCAGGGCACCCTGTTGGTGATGTCTGCGGGCAACGACAGCGCGGACCTCCAGCACGACACGCCGTACTGCTACGAGAACGACGCCGGGGAGACGGTGTGTTTCAACCCCATCAGCGTCCCGAACGAGGCCGCGAGCGTGATGAGCATCAGCGCGACAGGTCCAATCGGCTTCGAGTGGGGCGAAGACGGCGTGGAAGACTCACCGAAGAGTCCGGCGTTCTACACCAACTACGGGACGAACGCCGTCAACGTGGGCGCGCCCGGCGGTGACGCCGACCTGAGCGCGCTCGGGAACTACGGCGGTGCGGCGTACCACGACCTGGTTCTGAGTACGATTGCGGTCCCCTCCTACGGCGACGACGGCGAGTACGAGGGTGCCGAGTACGGCTACGGCTACGCGGCCGGGACGAGCATGGCCGCGCCGCAGGTTACGGGCGCCGCCGCGCTGGTCAAGAGCAGCGCCGCCGACCTGAACGCCAATCAGGTGCAGAACGCGCTGGAACAGACCGCCTCGGTGCCGGACGGCTACGACAAAGCCTACTACGGGCACGGTTTCGTCGACCCGCTCGGTGCGGTCCAGTCTCGGTAA
- a CDS encoding Nif3-like dinuclear metal center hexameric protein — MDLAELVSRYDDRLRTDDFADVDASANGLQVGPDHREVESVAFAVDAAEQTVEAAADRGADLLVTHHGLSWGGIERVTGRQYDRIAPLVENDVALYVSHLPLDAHPQLGNAAGIADLLGLEDRESFGELGPEHVGQRGRAPDPIPTDRVRETLEAELDHFGQGVRVLDFGPERIEDVAVVTGSGVDWLDEAVESGADALITGEGKQKAYHEAREAGLTVFLGGHYATETFGVQSLQALADEWGLETTYIDAPTGL, encoded by the coding sequence ATGGACCTCGCCGAACTCGTCTCCCGATACGACGACCGACTCCGAACCGACGACTTCGCCGACGTGGACGCCAGCGCCAACGGCTTGCAGGTCGGCCCGGACCACCGCGAGGTCGAATCGGTCGCGTTCGCGGTGGACGCCGCCGAACAGACCGTCGAAGCCGCGGCCGACAGGGGTGCGGACCTGCTCGTCACTCACCACGGCCTCTCGTGGGGCGGCATCGAGCGCGTGACCGGTCGCCAGTACGACCGCATCGCGCCGCTGGTGGAGAACGACGTGGCGCTGTACGTCTCCCACCTGCCGCTCGACGCCCACCCGCAACTGGGCAACGCCGCCGGAATCGCCGACCTGCTCGGACTGGAGGACCGCGAGTCGTTCGGCGAGTTGGGACCGGAACACGTCGGCCAGCGGGGCCGCGCGCCAGACCCGATTCCGACCGACCGCGTTCGCGAGACGCTGGAGGCGGAACTCGACCACTTCGGGCAGGGCGTGCGCGTCCTCGACTTCGGTCCCGAGCGAATCGAGGACGTGGCCGTCGTGACCGGGAGCGGCGTCGATTGGCTCGACGAGGCGGTCGAATCGGGCGCTGACGCCCTGATTACGGGCGAAGGCAAGCAGAAGGCGTACCACGAGGCGCGCGAGGCCGGACTCACCGTCTTCCTCGGCGGCCACTACGCCACCGAGACGTTCGGCGTGCAGTCCCTGCAGGCGCTCGCCGACGAGTGGGGTCTCGAGACGACGTACATCGACGCGCCGACCGGACTGTAA
- a CDS encoding ZIP family metal transporter encodes MALLENLVLVFVAGLVTALATGLGALPFFVVDDFSDRWNVALWGLASGIMVAASLFGLINEGLAYTSGGVPTLMVGGLLAGVVLVEVADRALDAVDIGGDEDAHDSHRDAGPRHDADRGSDGDERDGAVHADGGHGDHAMEAEAFAEGDLKKLVLILGILTVHSFPEGVAVGVSFAELGLEGGVPVLGFTVPLLAVFMTAAISIHNVPEGLAISIPMRAMDVSKWRMVGAAVFSSLPQPIGAVIAFAFVRWAESFLPFGFGFAAGAMIYLVATEFVPEALETGEDLPGDGYKELLAGLAVGIAAMVPLMYV; translated from the coding sequence ATGGCACTACTCGAGAACCTCGTGTTGGTGTTCGTCGCGGGCCTCGTGACGGCGCTGGCGACGGGGCTCGGCGCGCTCCCGTTTTTCGTGGTCGACGACTTCAGCGACCGCTGGAACGTGGCGCTGTGGGGACTCGCGTCGGGCATCATGGTCGCCGCGTCGCTGTTCGGCCTGATAAACGAGGGACTGGCCTACACCTCCGGGGGAGTCCCGACCCTGATGGTCGGCGGTCTGCTCGCGGGCGTCGTCCTCGTGGAGGTCGCCGACCGGGCGCTCGACGCCGTCGACATCGGCGGCGACGAGGACGCCCACGACTCCCATCGGGACGCCGGCCCGCGCCACGACGCCGACCGCGGTTCCGACGGCGACGAGCGCGATGGCGCGGTCCACGCCGACGGCGGCCACGGCGACCACGCGATGGAGGCCGAGGCGTTCGCGGAGGGCGACCTCAAGAAACTCGTCCTCATCCTCGGCATCCTGACGGTCCACAGTTTCCCCGAGGGCGTCGCGGTCGGCGTCTCGTTCGCCGAGTTGGGGCTGGAGGGCGGCGTTCCGGTTCTGGGGTTCACCGTGCCGCTGCTCGCGGTGTTCATGACCGCGGCCATCTCGATTCACAACGTTCCGGAGGGACTGGCCATCTCCATTCCGATGCGCGCGATGGACGTGAGCAAGTGGCGGATGGTCGGCGCGGCGGTCTTCTCCAGTCTCCCCCAACCCATCGGCGCGGTCATCGCCTTCGCGTTCGTCCGGTGGGCCGAATCGTTCCTCCCCTTCGGGTTCGGGTTCGCCGCCGGCGCGATGATATATCTGGTCGCCACTGAGTTCGTGCCGGAGGCGCTCGAAACCGGCGAGGACCTTCCCGGCGACGGCTACAAGGAACTGCTGGCCGGACTGGCCGTCGGGATTGCCGCGATGGTCCCGCTGATGTACGTGTGA
- a CDS encoding translation initiation factor IF-5A: MAKEQKEVRDLQEGNYVMIDDAACEINAYSTAKPGKHGSAKARIEAEGVFDGKKRSLSQPVDAKIWVPIINRKQGQVVSVESDDVAQVMDLETYDTITIKTPGDVSLSPDDEIEYLEMEEQRKILE, encoded by the coding sequence ATGGCAAAAGAGCAGAAGGAAGTGCGGGACCTGCAGGAAGGCAACTACGTGATGATCGACGACGCGGCGTGCGAAATCAACGCCTACAGCACGGCCAAGCCGGGCAAGCACGGCAGCGCCAAGGCACGCATCGAGGCCGAGGGCGTCTTCGACGGCAAGAAGCGCAGTCTCTCCCAGCCGGTCGACGCCAAGATTTGGGTCCCCATCATCAACCGCAAACAGGGTCAGGTCGTCTCCGTCGAGAGCGACGACGTGGCGCAGGTCATGGACCTCGAGACCTACGACACCATCACCATCAAGACCCCCGGTGACGTCTCGCTGTCCCCCGACGACGAGATCGAGTACCTCGAGATGGAAGAGCAGCGCAAGATTCTCGAATAG
- a CDS encoding aminotransferase class I/II-fold pyridoxal phosphate-dependent enzyme yields the protein MDIAPFELERWFAEYEHEADIMLAESGIRSLRADRFDLDPGKLDYVIPTNGDPELRAEVAERYDRRADEVLFTCGAQEANFLAFLSVLDQNSHAVVVTPTYQALHAVPEAIGDVTRVALEPPNWELDVDAVADAIRPETSVVVLNNPNNPTGRYHPEEKVRALYDLAADNDAYLLCDEVYRLLSSDPLPPAASMGEYGISTTSLTKAYGLAGLRFGWIAGPSEVVEEAWQWKDYTTISPSIFGQHLARQALGEREASILAENRELAAHNCERVREFVAEHDLSWYDPVGVNGFVSVPDGFDGSVEFCRSVVEEESVVLAPGELFGYDDYFRIGFGLPTDELEEGLARVGDCIERRD from the coding sequence ATGGACATCGCGCCCTTCGAACTCGAACGCTGGTTCGCGGAGTACGAACACGAGGCCGACATCATGCTCGCCGAGAGCGGGATTCGGAGCCTCCGTGCCGACCGCTTCGACCTCGACCCCGGCAAACTCGACTACGTCATCCCGACGAACGGCGACCCCGAACTCCGGGCCGAAGTCGCGGAGCGATACGACCGAAGGGCCGACGAGGTACTGTTCACTTGCGGAGCCCAAGAGGCCAACTTTCTTGCGTTCTTGTCCGTTCTCGACCAGAACAGCCACGCGGTGGTCGTCACGCCGACGTATCAGGCGCTCCACGCCGTGCCGGAGGCGATAGGCGACGTGACCAGAGTCGCTCTCGAACCGCCGAACTGGGAACTCGACGTGGACGCGGTGGCCGACGCGATTCGACCCGAGACTTCGGTCGTCGTCCTAAACAACCCGAACAACCCGACCGGGCGCTACCACCCCGAAGAGAAGGTCCGGGCTCTCTACGACCTCGCTGCGGACAACGACGCCTACCTGCTCTGCGACGAGGTGTACCGCCTGCTGTCGTCGGACCCCCTGCCGCCCGCAGCGAGCATGGGCGAGTACGGCATCAGCACGACCAGTCTCACGAAGGCCTACGGTCTCGCCGGCCTGCGGTTCGGGTGGATTGCGGGCCCCTCGGAGGTCGTGGAAGAGGCGTGGCAGTGGAAGGACTACACCACCATCTCGCCGTCCATCTTCGGCCAGCACCTCGCGCGGCAGGCGCTCGGCGAGCGCGAGGCGTCGATTCTGGCCGAGAACCGCGAACTCGCGGCCCACAACTGCGAGCGCGTCCGGGAGTTCGTCGCCGAACACGACCTCTCGTGGTACGACCCGGTGGGCGTCAACGGGTTCGTCTCGGTTCCCGACGGGTTCGACGGGAGCGTGGAGTTCTGCCGGTCGGTCGTCGAGGAGGAGAGCGTCGTCCTCGCGCCGGGGGAACTGTTCGGCTACGACGACTACTTCCGCATCGGGTTCGGTCTGCCGACCGACGAACTGGAGGAGGGCCTCGCGCGGGTCGGCGACTGCATCGAGCGCCGCGACTGA
- a CDS encoding phosphoribosylamine--glycine ligase — protein sequence MSSHNFLFVSADAALVTDLAWQVHGEGHDVKYYIEAENDREIGDGFVPKTDDWRGEIEWADVIIFDDIWVGDDVGTGELARELRERGKAVVGGSPNTDRLEEDRGYAMDVLEEHGVNTIEHHVFEDFDAGIQHVRENPAPYVIKPLGEVQNVKRLLYVGNEDDGSDVVDVLRAYKKAWGHRMKGFQLQRKVEGVEIAICGFFDGEEFVDRVNFNFEHKKLFPGNIGPSTGEMGTSMFWAGRNKLFAETLGKLEGWLADEGYVGSIDVNCIVNESGIHPLEFTPRFGYPTITLQEESLESSTGQFFYDLAHGNSPEPEVHEGYQIAVRIVLPPFPFDDEKTYDESSRNAAVVFETDSREGIHLEDAKNVEGQWRVAGDNGMPLVVTGKGETMQKAREQCYERVDDVIVPNLYFRDDIGERWMDGDGDRLQAWGYLGPET from the coding sequence GTGAGTTCCCACAACTTCCTCTTCGTTTCTGCCGACGCGGCGCTCGTCACCGACCTCGCGTGGCAAGTCCACGGGGAGGGTCACGACGTGAAGTACTACATTGAGGCCGAGAACGACCGAGAAATCGGGGACGGGTTCGTTCCGAAAACCGACGACTGGCGAGGGGAAATCGAGTGGGCCGACGTGATAATCTTCGACGACATCTGGGTGGGCGACGACGTCGGAACCGGGGAACTCGCCCGGGAACTCCGCGAGCGGGGAAAGGCCGTCGTCGGTGGGTCGCCGAACACCGACCGTCTCGAAGAGGACCGCGGATACGCGATGGACGTGCTGGAGGAACACGGCGTCAACACCATCGAGCACCACGTCTTCGAGGACTTCGACGCCGGCATCCAGCACGTCCGAGAAAACCCCGCACCATACGTCATCAAGCCGCTCGGGGAGGTCCAGAACGTCAAGCGACTCCTCTACGTTGGAAACGAGGACGACGGCAGCGATGTGGTCGATGTCCTTCGTGCCTACAAGAAAGCGTGGGGGCATCGCATGAAGGGGTTCCAGCTCCAACGGAAAGTCGAGGGCGTAGAAATCGCCATCTGCGGGTTCTTCGACGGCGAGGAGTTCGTCGACCGGGTGAACTTCAACTTCGAACACAAGAAGCTGTTCCCGGGAAACATCGGCCCGTCGACGGGCGAAATGGGAACGTCGATGTTCTGGGCCGGTCGCAACAAACTGTTCGCGGAGACGCTCGGCAAACTAGAAGGCTGGCTCGCCGACGAGGGCTACGTCGGCAGTATCGACGTCAACTGCATCGTCAACGAAAGCGGGATTCACCCGCTGGAGTTCACGCCGCGGTTCGGCTACCCGACGATTACGCTCCAGGAGGAGTCGCTCGAGTCCTCGACCGGGCAGTTCTTCTACGACCTCGCCCACGGGAACAGTCCGGAGCCGGAGGTCCACGAGGGCTACCAGATAGCGGTCCGAATCGTTCTCCCGCCGTTCCCCTTCGACGACGAGAAGACCTACGACGAGAGTTCCCGGAACGCCGCGGTCGTCTTCGAGACGGACAGCCGTGAGGGGATTCACCTCGAAGACGCGAAGAACGTCGAGGGCCAGTGGCGCGTCGCGGGCGACAACGGAATGCCGCTCGTCGTAACGGGCAAGGGAGAGACGATGCAGAAAGCGCGGGAGCAGTGTTACGAGCGCGTCGACGACGTCATCGTCCCGAACCTCTACTTCCGAGACGACATCGGCGAGCGGTGGATGGACGGCGACGGCGACCGACTCCAAGCGTGGGGGTACCTCGGACCCGAGACGTAG
- a CDS encoding methyl-accepting chemotaxis protein, with translation MGERTPSLERIRRSYALKLAIALVSVVAITVAVGAIVHAQTAEQVRNDAQEELKTVSNSRAESLDAWLSSVKTQTQVTAQHPVFQSGDRDRIRDRLNGLVADGNVPDGVVAVHYYDAAEKTIVTSLSEKLVGVSPAAQGAPFATDPPNFDGKDVHVSEPFTVPAVDFPVVAVVAPVPDAPDKRVIYMVNIEKYTRSLTGGVEGGYTVVLNSSGSYLAHPDESKLLTTHHGGADTTALQQGLAGNSGFTQMDSGMLMAYAPMESTDWVVVVHAPASEAYALSDAVTSNILGLILLAVVSLALVGVTIGSNTVISLRQLSRKADAMAGGDLQVDLETKRRDEFGSLYDSFARMRDSLREQIRDAETARDEAEEARESAEAARREAESRREEAEALSSHLESKASHYEDVMNGAADGDLSVRVDTESRSEAMVAIGESLNDMLDDIERTVANVKRFASHVSNAVVDVESSAEEVMTTGEEVSHSVAEISEGAARQTDQLGEVASEMNTLSASAQQVAATVDDVAATSQQAAAAGELGREAAEEALSEMDTVEAQTERTAEEIEELDAEMEAIGDIVEVITEIAEQTNMLALNASIEAARTDAEGDGFAVVADEVKNLAEETKESAAEIEGRIERVQEKTAQSVEGMSETSDRISTGVETVEGAIDALEEIAEYAEETDARIQEIQAATDDQAQSSSAVVQMVDDVASISEETTSQAESVSEAAEAQTETLAEVRDDADDLAERAAELSQLLDDFRVTRGAGPLDDTDFETAEVSDR, from the coding sequence ATGGGAGAACGAACGCCATCTCTGGAGCGGATACGACGAAGCTATGCGCTCAAACTCGCTATCGCGCTGGTGTCGGTCGTCGCTATCACCGTCGCAGTCGGTGCGATAGTGCATGCACAGACCGCCGAGCAGGTGCGAAACGACGCCCAAGAGGAGTTGAAGACCGTATCGAACTCGCGGGCCGAAAGCTTGGACGCGTGGCTGTCGAGCGTGAAGACCCAGACGCAGGTGACCGCTCAGCATCCGGTGTTCCAGAGCGGCGACCGTGACCGCATCCGCGACCGCCTGAACGGACTGGTCGCCGACGGGAACGTCCCCGACGGCGTGGTCGCGGTCCACTACTACGACGCCGCCGAGAAGACCATCGTGACGAGTTTGAGCGAGAAACTGGTCGGGGTCAGTCCCGCCGCGCAGGGCGCGCCGTTCGCCACCGACCCGCCGAACTTCGACGGGAAGGACGTTCACGTCTCGGAACCGTTCACGGTTCCGGCCGTCGACTTCCCGGTCGTGGCGGTCGTCGCGCCGGTCCCCGACGCGCCCGACAAGCGCGTTATCTACATGGTCAACATCGAGAAGTACACGCGCTCGCTGACCGGCGGCGTCGAGGGCGGCTACACCGTCGTCCTCAACTCGTCGGGGAGTTACCTCGCGCATCCGGACGAGAGCAAACTCCTGACGACCCACCACGGCGGCGCAGACACTACCGCCCTCCAGCAGGGTCTCGCCGGGAACTCCGGGTTCACCCAGATGGACAGCGGGATGCTGATGGCGTACGCGCCGATGGAATCGACCGACTGGGTGGTCGTCGTTCACGCGCCCGCCAGCGAGGCCTACGCGCTCAGCGACGCCGTGACCTCGAACATCCTCGGTCTCATCCTGCTGGCGGTCGTGAGCCTCGCGCTCGTCGGCGTGACTATCGGGAGCAACACCGTCATCTCGCTCCGACAACTCTCCCGGAAGGCCGACGCGATGGCGGGCGGCGACCTCCAAGTCGACTTGGAGACCAAGCGCCGCGACGAGTTCGGGTCGCTGTACGACTCCTTCGCCCGGATGCGCGACTCGCTGCGCGAGCAGATACGCGACGCCGAGACCGCGCGCGACGAGGCCGAGGAGGCCCGCGAGAGCGCGGAGGCCGCGCGCCGCGAGGCCGAGAGCCGTCGCGAGGAGGCCGAAGCCCTCTCGTCGCACCTCGAATCGAAGGCCAGCCACTACGAGGACGTGATGAACGGCGCCGCGGACGGCGACCTCTCGGTCCGGGTCGATACCGAGAGTCGCAGCGAGGCGATGGTCGCCATCGGCGAGTCGCTCAACGACATGCTGGACGACATAGAGCGCACGGTGGCGAACGTCAAGCGGTTCGCTTCCCACGTCTCGAACGCGGTCGTAGACGTGGAGAGCAGCGCCGAGGAGGTGATGACGACCGGCGAGGAAGTCAGCCACTCGGTCGCCGAGATTTCGGAGGGCGCGGCCCGCCAGACCGACCAACTCGGCGAGGTCGCCAGCGAGATGAACACGCTCTCGGCCAGCGCCCAGCAGGTCGCCGCCACCGTCGACGACGTGGCCGCGACCTCCCAGCAGGCCGCGGCCGCGGGCGAACTCGGCAGGGAAGCCGCCGAGGAGGCCCTCTCGGAGATGGACACGGTCGAGGCCCAGACCGAGCGGACCGCCGAGGAAATCGAGGAACTCGACGCCGAGATGGAGGCCATCGGCGACATCGTGGAGGTCATCACCGAAATCGCCGAGCAGACCAACATGCTCGCGCTGAACGCCTCCATCGAGGCCGCGCGGACCGACGCCGAGGGCGACGGGTTCGCCGTGGTCGCCGACGAGGTCAAGAACCTCGCGGAGGAGACCAAGGAGTCGGCGGCCGAAATCGAGGGCCGCATCGAGCGAGTCCAAGAGAAGACCGCCCAGTCCGTCGAGGGCATGTCCGAGACCAGCGACCGCATCAGCACCGGAGTCGAGACGGTCGAGGGCGCCATCGACGCGCTCGAAGAAATCGCTGAGTACGCGGAGGAGACCGACGCGCGGATTCAGGAGATTCAGGCCGCGACCGACGACCAGGCCCAGTCGTCGTCCGCGGTCGTCCAGATGGTGGACGACGTGGCCTCCATCAGCGAGGAGACGACGAGTCAGGCAGAGTCGGTCTCCGAGGCCGCCGAGGCCCAGACCGAGACGTTGGCGGAGGTCCGAGACGACGCCGACGACCTCGCCGAACGGGCGGCGGAACTCTCGCAGCTATTGGACGACTTCAGAGTGACGCGCGGGGCCGGGCCGCTGGACGACACCGACTTCGAGACCGCGGAGGTGAGCGACCGATGA
- the speB gene encoding agmatinase, producing MFPGASADREEAEYVVVGAPLDVSTTFQPGARFGPERIRRFARTYDDYDARTDRHFSDLGVHDHGDVRAWDDAAEYLEYLEGVLTDVRWDDAVPLTLGGEHTVTIAGVRAVDPDVFVCLDAHLDLREEYDGNELSHATVTRHALDAADEALILGARTGSEAEYERAAEADVTVVPPESVGEWSPEFDADESVYLSVDIDGADPGFAPGTGTMEPFGLTPREMRDAVRDVADTGAVEGFDVVEVNDRDDGQAAALGGKLLREFVFADAAVADSDD from the coding sequence ATGTTCCCCGGCGCGTCCGCCGACCGCGAGGAAGCCGAGTACGTGGTCGTCGGCGCGCCGCTCGACGTTTCCACGACGTTCCAACCCGGTGCGCGGTTCGGCCCGGAGCGGATTCGCCGCTTCGCCCGGACCTACGACGACTACGACGCGCGCACCGACCGACACTTTTCCGACCTCGGAGTCCACGACCACGGCGACGTGCGCGCGTGGGATGACGCCGCGGAATATCTGGAGTATCTCGAGGGCGTGCTGACGGACGTGCGGTGGGACGACGCCGTTCCGCTCACGCTCGGTGGCGAGCATACGGTCACGATAGCGGGCGTGCGAGCGGTCGACCCGGACGTCTTCGTCTGCCTCGACGCCCACCTCGACCTCCGCGAGGAGTACGACGGCAACGAGTTGAGTCACGCGACCGTGACCCGCCACGCGCTCGACGCGGCCGACGAGGCCCTGATTCTGGGCGCGAGGACCGGGAGCGAGGCCGAGTACGAGCGCGCCGCCGAGGCGGACGTGACCGTCGTTCCCCCCGAATCGGTGGGCGAGTGGTCCCCGGAGTTCGACGCCGACGAGTCGGTCTACCTCAGCGTGGACATCGACGGCGCGGACCCCGGATTCGCGCCCGGGACGGGCACGATGGAACCGTTCGGCCTGACGCCCCGGGAGATGCGCGACGCGGTCCGCGACGTGGCCGACACGGGCGCGGTCGAGGGCTTCGACGTGGTGGAAGTCAACGACCGCGACGACGGGCAGGCCGCCGCGCTCGGCGGGAAGTTGCTCCGTGAGTTCGTCTTCGCGGACGCAGCGGTCGCGGACTCGGACGACTGA
- a CDS encoding DUF488 domain-containing protein produces MPELRDTYHAALQHGHATPDESALVVGVVRRPSYGIENYLDRNVPALAPPDDLLREFEERVNERDDATHDEVWDEVNFGERYRDQLGTAEAQAAMDDLLAELESQDVWLVCYENTDEKRCHRTILRDVLRERDRREGSQNSSRSRTS; encoded by the coding sequence ATGCCGGAACTCCGCGACACCTACCACGCCGCGCTCCAGCACGGCCACGCGACCCCCGACGAGTCGGCCCTCGTGGTCGGCGTCGTCCGGCGGCCCTCCTACGGTATCGAGAATTACCTCGACCGGAACGTCCCGGCGCTCGCGCCGCCCGACGACCTCCTGCGCGAGTTCGAGGAGCGCGTGAACGAGCGCGACGACGCGACCCACGACGAGGTCTGGGACGAGGTGAACTTCGGCGAACGCTACCGCGACCAACTCGGGACGGCCGAAGCGCAGGCCGCGATGGACGACCTGCTCGCCGAACTCGAATCGCAGGACGTGTGGCTGGTCTGCTACGAGAACACCGACGAGAAGCGGTGTCACCGGACGATTCTGCGGGACGTGCTTCGAGAGCGGGACCGGAGAGAAGGGTCTCAGAACTCGTCGCGCTCCCGAACCTCGTAG